The following coding sequences are from one Thunnus maccoyii chromosome 17, fThuMac1.1, whole genome shotgun sequence window:
- the lyrm2 gene encoding LYR motif-containing protein 2, translated as MAGSRLPVAALSLKQFLQRQKVLGIYRNMLRTIRKVPDETDRKYLRDWARDEFKRNKTATDQDAIRMMITQANNHLEELQKSLALAGS; from the exons ATGGCAGGTTCAAGGTTACCTGTCGCAGCGCTGTCTTTAAAACAG TTtttacagagacagaaagtttTGGGGATTTACAGGAACATGTTGAGAACCATACGGAAGGTACCAgacgagacagacaggaagtaccTCAGAGACTGGGCGAGAGACGAGTTCAAGAGGAATAAAACCGCCACAGACCAG GATGCCATCCGGATGATGATCACACAAGCTAACAACCACCTGGAGGAGCTTCAGAAGTCTCTGGCGTTGGCAGGGAGTTAA